The Acidobacteriaceae bacterium genome contains the following window.
ACAACCGCGTCGTGGACGCGAATGAGTGCAGGACGCAGACGACCGTGGTGCCGGGTGGGCACTTCTATCGCTGGTATTACGGCGGTGGCGGGAGTTATGTGCCGGGGACGGTGGTCACGGGCGGAGGGTATGCGCCGGAGAGCGGGCACAGCTACTCGGTGACGAACGGAACCGCGCGCGGAGGGTTTGGGTCGAGCTTTGGCGGCGATGGGGCTCACGCGGGCGGCGATGGAGCGGGTGAGTAGATGCAGCGACATAGCATTGCTCCGCGTGAGGGATGGCAGAAGATCGTCGAGCAGCAGGGGCTGACTTTCCACACGCCACAGGAACCGGCGTTTCATTCACCGCAGAGTGCGCCGGGTGTGGGGAACGAGCGGCCGTATTGGGATGAGAGCGCGTGTTATGAGTTCACGGCTGCGGAGATCGATCGCCTGGAGGTGGCGGCGAACACGCTGCAGGAGATGTGCCTGGCGGCGGCGCAGAAGGTGATCGACGAGAAGAGATATGCCGAGCTCGAGATTCCGGCTGAGGCTGTGCCGATGATCGAGTGGGCGTGGAATGAGGAGCCGCCGGCGATCTATGGGCGGTTCGATGTGCTGTTTGATGGGAGTGGGCCGCCGAAGCTGCTGGAGTACAACGCGGATACGCCGACGTCGCTGGTGGAGGCGGCGGTGATCCAGTGGCATTGGTTGAAGGATCTTTATCCAGAGCGTGATCAATTTAATTCGCTGCATGAGCGGCTGATTGCGAAGTGGAAGGATGTGGATGCGTATGTGTCGAAGCCTGTCTATTTCGCGAGTGCGGATTTTGCGGAGGACCGGCTGACGATTGCGTATTTGCGCGACACGGCGGAGCAGGCGGGGATCAAGACGCGCGAGCTGCTGATGAGCGAGATCGGATGGAACGAGCAGCGCGGGTGCTTCGTCGACAACGAGAAGTATGAGGACGCGATCCGGGCGATCTTCAAGCTGTATCCGTGGGAGTCGATGATGGAGGAGCGGTTCGCGGAGCAGTGTCTGCGGACGTACAAGCAGATGCGGTGGATCGAGCCGATCTGGAAGATGCTGCTGTCGAATAAGGGGATTCTGCCGGTGTTGTGGGAGCTGTATCCGGGGCATGAGTTGTTGCTGGAGTCGCGATTTGTGGATGCGTCGAGTGCGTGGGAGCCGGACGCCGGATGGGTGCGCAAGCCGATGCATTCGCGTGAGGGCGCGAACATCACAATGAAGCTTTCGGATGGAAGCAAGATTGAGACGGCGGGTGAGTATACGAACCGCAAGATGGTTGATCAGCGGCTGGGGCCGGAGGTGAAGTTTGATGGAAGATATCCGGTGCTGGGACTGTGGATGATCGACCAGGAGTGCGGCGGGATGGGGATTCGCGAGGATGCGGGAAGAGTGACGGGGAATTTGTCTAGCTTTGTGCCGCACTATTTTCGATAGCGCCGTGAAAGGCCACGCCACCCGGTTTTGAGGTGGACAGGATGCATGAAACTTATGGCGCGATAAACCGCGGGGGCAGTCTCGTACACTGAAGGGACTGCGCCAACGCGCTCCTGGAGCTGCCTTGAAGATCGTTCTCGCTGAAAAAGTCTCGCCTGCAACGCTTGCCATCTTTCAAAAAGAGCCGGGCTGGAATGTCGTGACGGCTGACAAGATCGCTCCGGGAGGACTGCCGGCGGAGCTCGCGGACGCGGACGCGCTGGTAGTGCGGAGCGCGGTGCAGGTGGATGCCGAGCTTCTGAGGCATGCGCCGAAGTTGCGGATCATCGGGCGCGCGGGTGTGGGTGTGGACAACATCGATGCGGAAGAGGCGACGCGGCGCGGCATCGTGGTGATGAATACGCCGGGCGCGAACGCGGTGGCTGTGGCGGAGCTGACGCTGGGGCTGATGATCGCGATGGCGCGTAGTGTGCCGCGCGCGAACAGCGGACTGCACGCGGGCAAGTGGGACAAGAAGAGCCTGCAGGGAAGCGAGCTGCGCGGGAAGACGCTAGGCATCGTTGGACTTGGGCGCATTGGGCTTGAAGTGGCGCGGCGTGCGAAGGCGTTTGGGATGAATCTGCTGGGCTATGACCCATTTGTGGCGCCAGTGATTGCGCGCGAGAACGGCGTGACGCTGGTGCCGATCGACGAGATTTTTTCAGAGAGCGATTACCTGTCGCTGCATGTGGGGCTGACGCCGCAGACGGAAGGCCTGATCAACAAACACTCGATCGCGATCATGAAGCAGGGCGTGCGGATTTTGAATTGCGCGCGCGGCGAGCTGATCGTGGACGAAGCGCTGGTGGAAGGGCTGAAGAGCGGCAAGGTTGCGGGCGCCGCGCTGGATGTGTTCCGCAAGGAGCCGCTGAAGGATTCGCCGTATTTTGAGCTGGAGAACGTGATGTTGAGCCCGCACATTGCGGGGTCGACGGATGAGGCGCAGGAGGCGATCGGGATTCAGCTGGCGAACCAGGTTCGCGATTATCTGAAGCTCGGCGTGGTGCAGAACGCGGTGAATGTGGCGTCGCTGAGCGAGGAAGAGTATGCGGAGGTTTCGCCGTACATCGAGATGGCGGCGCGGCTCGGGCAGTTGCTGAGTCATGAGGCCGCGAATGGCGGCGCCGATGGGATGGGCAGCGTGGAGTGCATCTCGCTGACGTACAACGGCCGGCTGGCGCAATTGAAAACTGACTTGATTCGCAATGCCGCGATTGCAGGTGTGCTGCACGGAGCGGATGGGATCAACCGCATCAATGCGGCGGCTGCGGCGCAGGAGCGCGGGATCCGGGTGCAGGAGGACAAGCGCGAACAGGTCGCGGGCGGCACGGGATCGACGCTGCGGCTGTCGCTGCACTGGGTACGCAAGGGCGCGGCGACGCCGGGACATCAGGCCGGAGCACATCAGGGCGACTGGACGGGACTGGCGACCGTGATCCATGGGAATTCGCCGCGGCTGTTGAGCTATGACGGCATTGATATTGAGGCGGAGCTGGCGGGAACGCTGGTGATCATTCGCAACCAGGATGTGCCCGGCGTGATTGGGCGAATTGGAACGATTCTGGGCGAGGCGCGGTTGAACATCGCCAACTTCGCGCTCGGCCGCAGCCGTGGAGGGCGAGTGCCGGAGGGTCACGCGCTCGCGCTGGTGCAGTTGGACACCGCAGCAGGGGATGAGCAGGCGCTGGCAGAGGCGGTTGCGGAACTGCGCAAGGTGGACGCGATTACGAGCGTGCGCGTGGTGGAGTTACCGAAGCTGTAGGAGCGGTAGCTCATCGATCAAAAAGCAGATCCCCTCCGGGGATGACAACAAGAAAAGCGATGTGGCAGCCGCGATAACAGTATCGGGGTTTCCTGTAGACTTTAGGTGACGGCCGCCTACGGCTGGCCAGGAAACCTCCCCAATGCAGAAATCAGTACGCTTCTCCAGTTTTGTTCTTGCAGCTTCCTTGTTTGTGCTCACCGGATGTCATCAGGTGCAGCAGAATGGCGTTGTCGCGACGGTGAACGGGCATCCGATTCTCCGTACCGATCTCGACAAGCTGTACAACGCGCAGCTCGCGAGCAATCCGCAGGCGCAGGCGCAGGCATCTTCGACGGATCAGGCGGATGCGCTGCGCCTGAACATCCTCAAACAGTTAGTCGTGGAAGAGATCATGGAGCAGCACGCCCAGAAGCTGGGGCTGACCGCGACCGATGCTGAGGTGGACGCGAAGATCTCTGAGCTCAAGGCTCCTTATACCGAGGAGCAGTTCCGGCAGAAGCTGCAGCAGAGCGGACAAACCATGGACAGCCTTCGGCGGACGGAACGGCGTGTCCTGACCTTCGACAAGCTGCTGAACAAGGAGATCAACTCGCGCATCACGGTGACGGATACGGATGTGGCGAACTATTACAACCAGCACAAGGCGGAGTACAACCTGATCGAGCCGCAGTATCACCTGGCGCAGATCCAGGTGACGGACCAGTCGGCCGGGCAGGTGAATAACCTGCAGAACAACAAGGCTGGAGGGGATGCGGATGCGCGCAAGAAGATCCAGGCGCTGAAGAATCGCATCGACGCAGGCGAAGACTTTGGCTCGATCGCGATCCAGTTTTCGGAGAATCCGAATACGGCGCCGAACGGCGGCGACATGGGATTCATTTATGAGTCGCAGATGAAGCAGGCGACTGACCCCCAGACGTACGCGGCGATCACGAAGCTGAAGCCGGGCGAGACGACGGAGATTCTGCCGCTGCTGGATGCGCAGACGCACAAGCCGGCCGGGTATGCGATCTACAAGTTGATCAGCAAGGATGCGGCCGGGCAGCGGGATCTGAGCGACCCGCGCGTGCAGCAGTCGATTCGCCAGCAACTTCATGATAGCCGCGCGAATCTGCTGAAGACTGCGTACTTCGAGATTCTGCGGGACGAGGCGACGGTGCGGAATTTCTACGCGCAAGAGGTCTTCAAGGAGACGGCGAAGTAGGTGACGCCTGCGTTCGTGCGGCTGTTGTTGGCCTGTGCATTGTTTGGAGCGGCCCTGCTGAGCGGATGCCACAGACTGGCTCCGCCGACCCCACTGGATCAGTTGAACGCGCAGCAGATGCGCGGGCATGCAGTGTTCCGGGCGCGCTGCGGGCAGTGTCATTACGATCGCGAGGACGGTTCTCTGCACGGGCCATCACTGCGTGGGATTTATAAGAAACCATACCTGCACAGCGGAGCTCCGGCGAACGATGATCGCGTGACGGCAGCGGTGCTGCATGGACATGGACTGATGCCCGGCCAACCGAATATGGATCCGCAGGATCTGGATGATCTGCTGGCCTATCTGCATACGCTGTGAAGTGGTTAGTAGTGAGTGAAAAATGAAAGAGACGCCGAAATCGCGATTTGAAGATGTCAAAGCTGCGCCGGCGGAGGATAAGGGCTTTCGCGCGCGGAAGCTGCCGGGCACGCCTGCCGGCGAGGCTAAGGGCATGCTGCCGGGCATGGCGTTGATCGGCATGTACCTGCTGGTGCTGGCGATGTTGAATGCGTTCGCGGCGGCACGCGGAAGCTACGGCGCGGGCGCGGCGAAGTACAGCATTCTGGCGATTTGCACGCTGCTGGCGATTGGTGTGTTCGGGCTGCTGCGGCTGCTGCGGTGGGGATGGGCGATTGTGAGTGCGGGCTGCGTGCTGATGGCAGCAGGATATTTCTATGGGTTTCATCGCACGCATATTGCGCCGTACATCATTCAGGGGTTGTTTGCGCTGGTGTTCTTCCTGTATCTGAGCAGGCTAGAAGTGCGCGAGCGGCTGCGTTGAGTTGGAAACGCAGAAGACGGATCTAATTGCCGCAGGAGAAATAGATACCCCAGGGGCTAGAGCCCGCTTTGCTCTCTTGCGTTGAGAGACCCAACGCTGAAGCGTCGGGCTACCTGGAAGCGAACGGCTGATACAACTTGAGCATGAGCCAGAGATGGAAAAGGCTGCTGGCGTTCGGAATCATCTACTTTGTCTGGGGCTCCACGTACATCTTCATCCGCTGGGGCGTGGAGGAGGTGCCGCCGCTGTTATTTGCGGCAATACGGTTCTTCACGGCCGGGCTTCTGGTGCTTCTGTGGATGGCGGCGCGACGTGAGCCATGGCCTGGCAAGCGGGAGTGGGGATCGATATGCCTGCTCGCCGCGCTGATCTTTGTGGGGGATTACGGGCTGTTGTTCTGGGCCGAGCAGAAAGTGGCCTCTGGGATTGCAGGCGTGATGATGGCCACGATTCCGGTGTTCATCGCGATTGCGGAGATTCTGCTGCTGCGCACACAGCGGATGACGATGAGGCTTGCGGCTTCGCTGGTGATTGGCCTGGCCGGTGTCACGGTGCTGATGAGCCACTCATTCCACCTCGGCAGCGCGCCGATCAGTACCGTAGGCGCGCTGGCGTTGATCGCAGCGTCGATTTTCTGGTCGGTGGCCTCTGTCATGACACGCAGGTTGCCGCTGCCTTCGTCGAAGGTGATGAGCGCGGGCGCACAGATGCTTGCAGGCGGAGTGATGCTGGCGGTTGTGGCGGTGGTGTTGGGCGAGCCGGGAAGGTTTCACGCCGGCGAGGTTTCGGGGCGTGCGTGGTTCGCCCTGTTGTACCTGATTGTGATGGGCTCGCTGATTGGATTCACGGCGTACATGTGGCTGATTCATCGCGAGTCGCCGACGAAGGTGGGCACGTATGCGTATGTGAATCCGGTGGTTGCGGTGTTGGTCGGATACGTTGTTGGAGGCGAGCCGCTGGGCGCGCGCACGATTCTGGGGATGTCGCTGGTGTTGGCGAGCGTGCTGCTGATCACGCTAAGCAAACGCACGAAAACTACGGAGAGCCGCGAGGTGAGAGTGAGCAGCGCGGGCTAGAATTTAGGTGTTTTGCAGCCGGTTCTGTCGTGAGGCCGGGCAAATTTTCGATTGACAGCGACCGGGGACGGGCTTAGCTTTCTATCGCTCGGCAAGTAGTCAAATCCAAATTGATAGCGGGTGCGCTATGCGATTGCTCTGCGTCCGTTCTTCTGCCGATCGTTCGATCGATCCCCCAACCCTGAAATCTCAACGCAGCCGACACTTGCGGAGGATGTTCTCCGTGCTGCTGGTGCTTGTCGCTGCAGTTGCGGCGCAGGCGCAGAACTACACGAAGATTGTTGTGTTTGGAGACTCGCTCTCGGACACGGGCAATGACTTTGTTTTGTTCACCGATATAGGGTTTCCGTTTCCGGCACCGTATGTGCTTCCGCCGCCGTATGGGTACGCGCTGAATTACACGCTGACGCTTTTCACCGACGGCTCGGATACGACACCGCGAGCAATGAACTATTTCGGCGTGTGGATTCAGCAGATGGCGGCAGCGCTGCCGGCGCATCCTGCGGTGACGGCGTCGTTATGGGGCGGAACGAATTACGCGTATGGGTACTCGAATACCTTCAGCGGCCAATCCGAGCTAAATATTCCGGACACGCCGTACACGGTGTATGTCGATAATGTTGGTCAGCAGATCGACGACTATCTGGCGACGCATCCGAAGATCGATAACCACACGTTGTTTGTGGTGTGGGGCGGAGCGAACAATCTGACGGAGGCGGTGGGCGCGTCGGACGCGGCGGGGCAGATCGTGGATGGGGCAATCACGCAGGTCGGCAACATTCAGCGGCTGATTCACGCGGGTGCAACGCAGTTCCTGATTCCAAATCTACCGGACCTTGGATCTATACCGCGGTTCAACATGTCGCCAACGGACTCGGCTGCGTTCCATGACGCGTCGGTGTTGTACAACACGACGCTCGACGCCGGTGAGACACTGCTGCCGATCTTCAATTTCACGCGGCATCTGTCGATACACAAGCTTGACGTGTACTCGCTGCTGAAGGAAGTTATCGCTTCACCAACGAGCTACGGACTGCTGAATGTGACGGATTCTTCGCAAGGTACGCCGGTTGATCCGGATACGTACCTTTTCTGGGATGATCTGCATCCGACCACGCACGGGCACAACCTGCTGGGCCAGGCAGCGCTGGAGACGATCGAACCACGGGGGTGCCTGGTGCTGGTGGCGCCGGGTGAGTATGTGGGTTCACCGGCGCCAGGGTGCAGGTAGGTTCCAGGTTCTAACGATTGGCTGATGGTCGTGTAGAACGATGTAGATGGGATTAGTTCGTCGTGTGTGGTCGAGTCCGGTGGCGCTGCTGGTGGTTGCGGTAGCGCTGCTGACGACGATCATTCAGTCCGGCGAGTTGGGCACGGCGGACACGACGCGGCGGCTGCAGGTGACGCATTCCCTGTGGACGCCTCAGCCGCAGGTGCCGCAGGCAGATTATCCGGAGTTTGGCATACCGGGACGCGGCGGCCGGCTGTACGCGTGGTACGGGATTGGGCAGTCGCTGCTGATGCTGCCCGCGGATGTGGTGGGCACGGCGGCTGCAGATGCACCGTGGTGGCGCGGGTATCAGGAGAGCGGAGCGACGCCGCGGATTCGCGCAATCGTGGTGAGCGCGAGCACGAATGTGCTGTTGAATGTGCTGACCGCGCTGGTGGCGCTGCGGTTTCTTGGGCTGCTGGAATTTTCGCGTGCGCAGTCGTTTGCGGGAACGCTGGCGCTGATTGTCGCGACGACTCATCTGCATTATGCGCAAAACATGCAGGAGAACAACTACATCTTTCTGCTGACGCTGACAGGGATGTGGCTGCAGTTGCGCTGGGCGGACACAAGCGAGCGCAGGTGGTTGTGGTGGGGCGCGGGTGCGCTGGGACTCAATCTGCTGACGCGGTTGACGACGGCGCTGGATGTGATCGGGGTGGCGCTCTTTCTGCTGCTACTGGGCGTGTTCGCGCGGCGCGACGGATCGCCGCGCGCGGAGCTGCTGAGCGCCAGAAGAGTGAAGGAATATCTGCACACAGTGCTGCCGGTGTATGCGGCGTTTTTGTTTCTCGACCGGCTGTATCAGTTTGTGCGGTTCGGATCATGGACGAGCACGTACATGCGGCTGCAGTCGAACGAACAGATCAAACATGAGCCAACCCTGCCGAAGAACTTTCCGTTCAGTGGGCATTGGTTTCAGGGAGGAGTTCACTCGGGTCTGCTGGGACCTCTGTTTGAGCCCGAGAAGTCGATCTTTGTTTTCGATCCGCTGTTCGGGATGGCGCTGCTGCTGACAGCGCTGTTGTGGCGTCGGATGACGCCGGTTCTGCGTGCGTATGCGGTTGCAACTCTGGTGCTTTTAGCCGCATACATGGTGCTGTATGCGCGGTACTTTGCGTGGGCGGGAGACTTTGCCTGGGGCGACCGGTATATCTCGAGCGTGGTGGAGATGTTCGCGATGCTGGCGGTGCCGCTGCTGATGCGGTACCGGCATGAGCTGGGACGCGGGGTGCGGGCGGTTGGATGGTGTGTTGTTGCAGCGAGCGTCGTGATTCAGGCGGCATCACTGGCGTTCTGGTTGCCGGTTGAGATTTATCAGATTGATGCGATGCACCACGATGCTTGGACGGTAGCGCTGCGGTTTCGCAATATCTGGACGCTAATGTCGGGCAGGCCGATGCTGGCGGGAGTCGATGTACCGGGAGCGCTGGGCGATTCCTTCGATGAGCTGCATATGCGAGTGTGGAACTTCATGCCCGCGCTAATGCGGCATGTGGGCGTGGCTCCGCTGTGGGTGGTGCGGCTGCTGGATGCGGTCTGGGTAGCCATGGCGGTGGCGCTGGTGTGCGTGGTCGTGAGACTGTGGCGCACGTTGAGCGTACCGGCTCCGCAAGCTGGATAAAGCGGGACTTACTGGCAGGCGCTGTTGCGGGCTTTGGGGAAGGCGATAAACGTGATCGTCGCCGGTGCAAACTGTTCAACTCCGCCGGATGCGGCGACAGGTTTGAGGTCGGGGAGTGCATCGTTCGCGCCAAGCGCGAGGGGTGTGCTGTTGAGCAGCAGGCTCTGGCCTTCGAGGTGCGGTGCGGAGAGCGTGTAGCGCTCGCCACCGGCGGGAAGCTTGAGGGTGTGCGCGGCTTCGCGATCGTTCTGGATGACCAGCAGCGTAACTCCGCCGGGCTGATTCACCATGCAATGCGCATAGACGTGCAGGCCATGCTGCAGCGGAACGCCGGAGTCGAGGACAGTGGCGCCCATCAGCCTGTGCCAGAGCAGGGCTGCCCAGTAGTTGGGCCGAGGAGCGTAGGTGTTCTCATCGAGAAAGCCATAGTCGCTGGCAGCGAGCGTGTTGTGCATATGGGCCTTCACGCCTCCCTTGGCGAGCCGTCCGAGCTGATCGAGGTAGCGGAAGGTATCGAGAAAGGTTGAGGCCCAGGGGTCGCCTCCGCAGGCGGTTTCGGCGGTTTCTGTGATCCAGAGCGGCTTGCCCGGAGAGAAGCTGTCGCGCTGCTGACGATAGAAGTTGAGGATGTCATCGGTGCGGGCGAGCCACTCTTCCGAGAGAGCGATCTCGCGGGAGCTGTGCGGCGCCGCATCCATGCTGGCGCAGCGCTGTGAGACGCCGGAGTACGCGTGATACGAAAAGACGTCGATCTCGTCCGGGGTCATGGCGGCGAGGAGCTTCGGGGTAGCGAGGAAGCCGGGCATCTTGGAGCCTAGGTCGCCG
Protein-coding sequences here:
- a CDS encoding glutathionylspermidine synthase family protein encodes the protein MQRHSIAPREGWQKIVEQQGLTFHTPQEPAFHSPQSAPGVGNERPYWDESACYEFTAAEIDRLEVAANTLQEMCLAAAQKVIDEKRYAELEIPAEAVPMIEWAWNEEPPAIYGRFDVLFDGSGPPKLLEYNADTPTSLVEAAVIQWHWLKDLYPERDQFNSLHERLIAKWKDVDAYVSKPVYFASADFAEDRLTIAYLRDTAEQAGIKTRELLMSEIGWNEQRGCFVDNEKYEDAIRAIFKLYPWESMMEERFAEQCLRTYKQMRWIEPIWKMLLSNKGILPVLWELYPGHELLLESRFVDASSAWEPDAGWVRKPMHSREGANITMKLSDGSKIETAGEYTNRKMVDQRLGPEVKFDGRYPVLGLWMIDQECGGMGIREDAGRVTGNLSSFVPHYFR
- the serA gene encoding phosphoglycerate dehydrogenase; this translates as MKIVLAEKVSPATLAIFQKEPGWNVVTADKIAPGGLPAELADADALVVRSAVQVDAELLRHAPKLRIIGRAGVGVDNIDAEEATRRGIVVMNTPGANAVAVAELTLGLMIAMARSVPRANSGLHAGKWDKKSLQGSELRGKTLGIVGLGRIGLEVARRAKAFGMNLLGYDPFVAPVIARENGVTLVPIDEIFSESDYLSLHVGLTPQTEGLINKHSIAIMKQGVRILNCARGELIVDEALVEGLKSGKVAGAALDVFRKEPLKDSPYFELENVMLSPHIAGSTDEAQEAIGIQLANQVRDYLKLGVVQNAVNVASLSEEEYAEVSPYIEMAARLGQLLSHEAANGGADGMGSVECISLTYNGRLAQLKTDLIRNAAIAGVLHGADGINRINAAAAAQERGIRVQEDKREQVAGGTGSTLRLSLHWVRKGAATPGHQAGAHQGDWTGLATVIHGNSPRLLSYDGIDIEAELAGTLVIIRNQDVPGVIGRIGTILGEARLNIANFALGRSRGGRVPEGHALALVQLDTAAGDEQALAEAVAELRKVDAITSVRVVELPKL
- a CDS encoding SurA N-terminal domain-containing protein, producing MQKSVRFSSFVLAASLFVLTGCHQVQQNGVVATVNGHPILRTDLDKLYNAQLASNPQAQAQASSTDQADALRLNILKQLVVEEIMEQHAQKLGLTATDAEVDAKISELKAPYTEEQFRQKLQQSGQTMDSLRRTERRVLTFDKLLNKEINSRITVTDTDVANYYNQHKAEYNLIEPQYHLAQIQVTDQSAGQVNNLQNNKAGGDADARKKIQALKNRIDAGEDFGSIAIQFSENPNTAPNGGDMGFIYESQMKQATDPQTYAAITKLKPGETTEILPLLDAQTHKPAGYAIYKLISKDAAGQRDLSDPRVQQSIRQQLHDSRANLLKTAYFEILRDEATVRNFYAQEVFKETAK
- a CDS encoding cytochrome c; the protein is MTPAFVRLLLACALFGAALLSGCHRLAPPTPLDQLNAQQMRGHAVFRARCGQCHYDREDGSLHGPSLRGIYKKPYLHSGAPANDDRVTAAVLHGHGLMPGQPNMDPQDLDDLLAYLHTL
- a CDS encoding EamA family transporter → MSQRWKRLLAFGIIYFVWGSTYIFIRWGVEEVPPLLFAAIRFFTAGLLVLLWMAARREPWPGKREWGSICLLAALIFVGDYGLLFWAEQKVASGIAGVMMATIPVFIAIAEILLLRTQRMTMRLAASLVIGLAGVTVLMSHSFHLGSAPISTVGALALIAASIFWSVASVMTRRLPLPSSKVMSAGAQMLAGGVMLAVVAVVLGEPGRFHAGEVSGRAWFALLYLIVMGSLIGFTAYMWLIHRESPTKVGTYAYVNPVVAVLVGYVVGGEPLGARTILGMSLVLASVLLITLSKRTKTTESREVRVSSAG
- a CDS encoding SGNH/GDSL hydrolase family protein — translated: MLLVLVAAVAAQAQNYTKIVVFGDSLSDTGNDFVLFTDIGFPFPAPYVLPPPYGYALNYTLTLFTDGSDTTPRAMNYFGVWIQQMAAALPAHPAVTASLWGGTNYAYGYSNTFSGQSELNIPDTPYTVYVDNVGQQIDDYLATHPKIDNHTLFVVWGGANNLTEAVGASDAAGQIVDGAITQVGNIQRLIHAGATQFLIPNLPDLGSIPRFNMSPTDSAAFHDASVLYNTTLDAGETLLPIFNFTRHLSIHKLDVYSLLKEVIASPTSYGLLNVTDSSQGTPVDPDTYLFWDDLHPTTHGHNLLGQAALETIEPRGCLVLVAPGEYVGSPAPGCR